From Lolium perenne isolate Kyuss_39 chromosome 5, Kyuss_2.0, whole genome shotgun sequence, a single genomic window includes:
- the LOC127301389 gene encoding O-fucosyltransferase 35: protein MGYQPKHGAGGGAGGSGAGDHLPRLHSPRVGVGVGGSMTRRASSFKRCAPGGEIELQITGSPRSPRADALGSPPSDAAEPSSSSSGSAVGGGHHQSHQQQLRFRLFKRPGTGGSAGEVVLGLGIRERRKLGNLLFFAFCGVCLLLGVAKIWAGGRAALPAGDDLQDLSVSFSDKGHHHFGYMGGKERDRMLITVESSIAERQGSVGEASDVWSQPSSANFRQCIVSNSHKKQDSRTSGYILINANGGLNQMRFGICDMVAVAKILKATLVLPSLDHTSYWADDSEFKDLFNWRHFIESLKEDIDIVETLPPAYKHIEPMAKAPISWSKVNYYRDEILPLLKKHKVIYFTHTDSRLANNELPSYIQKLRCRVNYRSLKYSHTIEDLGATLVSRMHQDGIPYLALHLRYEKDMLAFTGCSHGLTSDEEEELQKMRYEVSHWKEKEINGTERRSIGGCPLTPRETSLLLKGLGFTRSTRIYLVAGEAFGNGSMQALLDDFPNIYSHSTLATEEELEPFKNHQNMLAGLDYSVALQSDVFMYTYDGNMAKAVQGHRRFEDFRKTINPDRMDFVNLVDEFDEGRIDWEKFSSEVRRLHKDRTGAPYFREPGEFPKLEESFFANPMPGCICEKHSEQ from the exons ATGGGCTACCAACCCAAGCAcggggccggcggcggcgccggcggcagcggcgccgGGGACCACCTGCCGCGCCTGCACAGCCCCCgcgtcggcgtcggcgtcggcggCTCCATGACCCGCCGCGCCAGCTCCTTCAAGCGCTGCGCCCCCGGCGGCGAGATCGAGCTGCAGATCACCGGCTCCCCGCGCTCGCCGCGGGCCGACGCCCTCGGGAGCCCGCCCTCCGACGCCGCggagccctcctcctcctcctccggttcCGCCGTCGGCGGCGGCCACCACCAGAGCCACCAGCAGCAGCTGCGGTTCCGGCTCTTCAAGCGCCCGGGCACCGGCGGGTCCGCCGGCGAGGTCGTGCTGGGGCTGGGGATCCGGGAGCGGAGGAAGCTCGGCAACCTGCTTTTCTTCGCCTTCTGCGGCGTCTGCCTCCTCCTCGGCGTCGCCAAGATCTGGGCCGGCGGCCGGGCCGCGCTGCCGGCTGGCGATGATTTGCAG GATCTCTCTGTTTCCTTCAGTGATAAAGGGCATCACCACTTCGGGTACATGGGAGGGAAAGAGCGCGACAGGATGTTGATTACAGTTGAATCTAGCATTGCTGAAAGACAAGGAAGTGTGGGTGAG GCCTCTGATGTCTGGTCCCAGCCAAGCAGTGCAAACTTCAGACAATGTATTGTTTCAAACTCTCATAAAA AGCAAGATTCTCGCACGAGTGGCTACATTCTCATAAACGCAAATGGAGGCTTGAACCAAATGAGATTTGGG ATATGCGATATGGTTGCTGTTGCTAAGATTTTGAAGGCAACATTGGTTCTACCTTCACTTGATCATACATCCTACTGGGCAGATGACAG TGAATTTAAGGATCTTTTCAATTGGAGGCACTTCATCGAATCGCTGAAAGAAGACATTGATATTGTTGAAACACTACCTCCTGCATACAAGCATATCGAGCCTATGGCTAAAGCTCCAATATCCTGGTCAAAG GTGAATTATTACAGAGATGAAATACTCCCTCTCTTGAAGAAACACAAAGTCATTTACTTCACACATACAGATTCTCGCTTAGCAAATAATGAGCTTCCTAGTTATATTCAGAAACTAAGATGCCGAGTTAATTATAGATCTTTGAAGTATTCTCATACAATCGAAGATCTTGGTGCTACCTTAGTTTCGAGGATGCACCAGGATGGAATCCCATATCTTGCTCTTCATCTAAG GTATGAGAAGGATATGCTAGCTTTTACTGGTTGTAGTCATGGCTTGACATCGGATGAGGAAGAGGAGTTGCAAAAGATGCGTTATGAGGTCAGTCATTGGAAAGAGAAAGAAATTAACGGAACCGAGAGAAGAAGCATCGGTGGATGTCCTCTGACTCCAAGGGAAACTTCACTTCTGTTGAAGGGATTGGGTTTCACACGAAGCACCAGAATTTACTTAGTTGcaggtgaagcttttgggaatggAAGCATGCAAGCGCTGCTGGACGATTTTCCCAATATCTATTCTCATTCTACCCTTGCAACTGAAGAGGAACTTGAGCCCTTCAAAAATCACCAAAACATGCTTGCTGGTCTTGACTATAGTGTAGCTCTTCAGAGTGATGTCTTTATGTACACATACGATGGAAACATGGCAAAAGCTGTACAAGGCCATAGGCGTTTCGAGGACTTCAGGAAGACAATTAACCCAGATAG GATGGATTTTGTGAATTTGGTAGATGAATTTGATGAAGGAAGGATCGATTGGGAGAAATTCAGTTCAGAAGTGAGAAGGTTGCACAAAGATAGAACAGGAGCTCCATATTTCCGGGAGCCTGGAGAATTCCCAAAGCTAGAGGAGTCTTTCTTCGCAAACCCCATGCCGGGCTGTATATGTGAAAAACATAGTGAACAATGA
- the LOC127301390 gene encoding F-box/FBD/LRR-repeat protein At1g13570-like → MAPPCHRARSSEPAADLLTSLPPPLLDCILTRLDLRDAVRTSALSRAWRRRWEALPSISLSFLDKRGTPPVAVDRLLVRYPGHISHFSFYLDEHSLTRVADWLIALYNRAVKSINLQCAPYLPDFNLHSSVFLCTQLVYLELHQCCIPPLPVGFTSFPVLEELKLDLARFPENGESLLEAILGASPLLNTLNLSFLSIRGDGSNEWVIGGPSLRSLTINCMDYYGWRIADLPCLDEASIDLVNYVRSGDFEGFIARFAPVRKLSLHTSYPLPPLTNGHLMETLPCTFNNLKSLILWTHFCETPAILSTFCLLMNAPNLEELEITIDRGDVDGIEANAVYQDTQLTDAFCANLRVVKIYDIGWLSNEMCFIELVLSKAKVLRTMHLRLGCLSSKFNEDALRELMTYRRASPHAQVFFNGEIE, encoded by the exons ATGGCGCCACCGTGCCACCGCGCGCGGTCGAGCGAGCCGGCGGCGGATCTGCTGACCTCCCTCCCGCCGCCCCTGCTCGACTGCATCCTCACCCGTCTCGACCTCCGTGACGCCGTCCGCACCTCCGCCCTCTCTCGCGCCTGGCGCCGCCGGTGGGAGGCCCTCCCCTCcatctccctctccttcctcgacaAGCGTGGCACACCCCCGGTGGCTGTCGACCGCCTTCTTGTTCGGTACCCCGGCCACATCTCGCATTTCTCCTTCTATCTCGACGAGCACTCCTTAACCCGCGTCGCCGACTGGCTCATCGCCCTCTACAACCGCGCCGTCAAGTCTATTAACCTCCAATGCGCTCCCTACCTCCCCGACTTCAACCTCCACTCCTCTGTCTTCTTATGCACCCAACTCGTGTACCTGGAGCTGCACCAATGCTGCATACCACCTCTCCCAGTGGGATTCACTAGTTTCCCTGTGCTTGAGGAGCTAAAACTAGACTTAGCCAGATTCCCCGAGAATGGGGAGAGCCTGCTGGAAGCAATTCTTGGTGCGTCACCCTTGCTTAATACCCTAAATCTGTCATTTCTGAGTATCCGCGGTGATGGCTCAAACGAGTGGGTGATTGGGGGACCAAGCCTGCGGAGCCTTACGATAAATTGTATGGATTATTATGGCTGGCGAATTGCGGATCTGCCATGCCTTGATGAAGCCAGCATCGATTTGGTTAACTATGTGAGGTCTGGCGATTTCGAAGGATTCATTGCCAGGTTTGCTCCAGTTAGGAAGCTCAGTCTCCATACAAGCTACCCACTGCCACCG CTAACCAACGGTCATTTGATGGAAACACTTCCATGTACCTTTAACAACTTAAAGAGTTTAATCCTCTGGACACACTTCTGTGAGACGCCTGCCATTCTGTCAACCTTTTGCTTACTAATGAATGCTCCTAATCTAGAAGAACTTGAAATCACG ATCGACCGTGGTGACGTGGATGGAATTGAAGCAAATGCAGTGTATCAAGATACACAACTGACTGATGCCTTTTGTGCCAACCTTCGGGTTGTGAAAATATATGACATTGGCTGGTTGTCAAATGAAATGTGTTTTATCGAGCTCGTTTTATCGAAAGCAAAAGTTCTTCGCACAATGCATCTTAGACTTGGTTGCTTAAGCTCAAAGTTTAACGAGGATGCTCTACGTGAACTAATGACATACAGAAGGGCTTCACCTCATGCTCAAGTCTTCTTTAATG GTGAGATCGAATAA